The Arachis ipaensis cultivar K30076 chromosome B05, Araip1.1, whole genome shotgun sequence nucleotide sequence TCATAATTAGATCATTTGAGTAAGTTTACTCTAGTGTAACGAGTTAAATTCTTACAGGCTAAAATATTAGTTTGCAGGATCTCATGTATGTTTAACACAAATTTATCATATATGGAATGTCCAATCTgtcaaaaaagaaaatttttattccTCATGAACTCCTACCTGATTATTTGATGCTTGTTCATGTATTCTGTTAGGCTTCATGTTCAAATCAATCATTTTAGTTTCCATCTTGGCATGTCCATCAGCATCAGGATCTGGTGTTGAAAGCAGCGGCATCCTGTGGTTTTGTTGCTTCTCCCCCATTTTTAATTTGGGAAGTGGATTTTGTCCCCTCTTAGTCTCCCCTGGTTCCACAGGTTGAGAAGCTGGGTTTTCTATGTTACTAGGTTTATCTCCTGGAAACTATGGAACACACAAATATTACTTATCTTAAATGACAAAAATGAAAGACCTCCATCTAGATAAGAAATCAATATAAGGAGCAAGGAGAAACACACCTCAACTCTTTGCCTAAATAGAAGATATCTTCCATGTGTTCTTTTACCACCAACATGAACTATCATGTCGCACTGCAAACAAAGCGAGCTTCCATCTGTCTCGCAATAGAAGAATGCTACGTCCAGATTGAAATAAACACATAAGCCAAAGTCAATTGAGAAATATTACTATCATAGTTGACACAAAGAAAGTGCCTACCAGGTGCATTCTCGCATATATCACAACGAGGCACATCGCTTGGACTTGCCAGACCCACTCTTACATGCCTGCTAGCAAGTTTATTACACATGTGAACCTGCCGACCCAAGATTTCAAACGTTTAACTCATTAGTTCACCACTAAGTACTAACAAACTTAGATTTCAACTTTAAAGAATCCCTATCAAAGGATTTCGCCAAAATTGCTACATTACCGATAAAACCTCATAAATTTGTGCCATTGTTTCAGATTACAAGATTGAGAGTGAGTGATCTAAGTCAAACTAAGAAAGATAATGAACAtaagagaagaagaagcaaagcAACCTTCTCATCGCAGGCACGGCAGAGTGCGGCCTCATCAGCGGCGCAGAAGACGATAGCGGCCGCACTCTCACAAGCATCACAAAGCGTTCGCATAATTGAGCTCTCTCAGTTTCATTGCTTAACCgaacaaatacaaatacaaatacaaaaaaaGTTCAAGTCAGATGCAGAGGAAGGGAACACCCACACCTTCCACCTCTGTACTCACAAGCATC carries:
- the LOC107642937 gene encoding B-box zinc finger protein 18 isoform X2, with product MRTLCDACESAAAIVFCAADEAALCRACDEKVHMCNKLASRHVRVGLASPSDVPRCDICENAPAFFYCETDGSSLCLQCDMIVHVGGKRTHGRYLLFRQRVEFPGDKPSNIENPASQPVEPGETKRGQNPLPKLKMGEKQQNHRMPLLSTPDPDADGHAKMETKMIDLNMKPNRIHEQASNNQP
- the LOC107642937 gene encoding B-box zinc finger protein 18 isoform X1, with the protein product MRTLCDACESAAAIVFCAADEAALCRACDEKVHMCNKLASRHVRVGLASPSDVPRCDICENAPAFFYCETDGSSLCLQCDMIVHVGGKRTHGRYLLFRQRVEFPGDKPSNIENPASQPVEPGETKRGQNPLPKLKMGEKQQNHRMPLLSTPDPDADGHAKMETKMIDLNMKPNRIHEQASNNQVEHMMDFYVVYDDYTQMGLDYRKHVTYSS